A stretch of the Azorhizobium caulinodans ORS 571 genome encodes the following:
- a CDS encoding amylo-alpha-1,6-glucosidase, protein MNLQHMPDGSEEPLFDVASHGPPSRPRGTLKQGDTFAVFDLYGDMGVSVGMPDGIYHADTRHLCLWSLSIGGEEPLFLGSTILDGNAGLAVDLTNPDIHGGAQKLIPKDTLHVVRFFFLWQDAAHERCSIQNHGSAPVDLVFTYRFDADFIDLFEARGARRKARGLPLPPVMQPGRVELGYRALDGVEARTRVEFRPTPETLTAGRADFRVKLAPGERTSLFATIAAGPQGEAMRRPFLQSLQQACRATRAIRSDMASIVSSNARVNDVLERSAADVAMLLTPTPQGLYPYAGIPWYSTTFGRDGLLTALSMLWADPGIACGVLKRLADLQATETDPEADAEPGKILHEMRGGEMARMKEVPFARYYGSVDSTPLFVLLAGRYYERTGDLETLRGLWPAILAALGWINGAGDRDRDGFLEYHRATETGLSNQGWKDSFDSTFHADGRLAEGPIALVEVQAYVYAAKVSLARVAHDLGDADLATGLALEAATLAERFEAHFWCPDMGTYALALDGQKSPCRVATSNPGHALFSGIVREDRAASVIGRLMDADSFSGWGIRTVARTEARYNPMSYHNGSIWPHDNAVAALGMARYGHTQAAVNVLEALLDAGCSLPLGRLPELYCGFRRRKGRGPTLYPVACAPQAWASAAIFAGVQACLGIDFRPETEEVIFRRPRLPPSISELSLKNLRVGRTELDVTVQRRGEDVAVGVDRRVGHGQAVVLL, encoded by the coding sequence ATGAACCTGCAGCACATGCCCGATGGCAGCGAAGAGCCGCTCTTCGACGTTGCTTCCCACGGTCCGCCCTCCCGTCCGCGCGGGACACTCAAACAGGGCGACACCTTCGCGGTCTTTGATCTTTATGGCGACATGGGGGTGTCCGTGGGCATGCCCGACGGCATCTATCACGCCGACACGCGCCACCTGTGCCTCTGGTCGCTGAGCATTGGCGGTGAGGAGCCGCTGTTCCTCGGCTCGACCATTCTCGACGGCAATGCCGGGCTGGCCGTCGATCTCACCAATCCGGACATTCACGGCGGCGCGCAGAAGCTCATCCCCAAGGATACGCTGCATGTGGTGCGCTTCTTCTTTCTCTGGCAGGACGCCGCGCACGAGCGCTGCTCCATCCAGAACCACGGCAGCGCGCCGGTCGATCTCGTCTTCACCTACAGGTTCGATGCCGACTTCATTGATCTGTTCGAGGCGCGTGGCGCCAGGCGCAAGGCGCGCGGGCTGCCGCTGCCGCCGGTGATGCAGCCGGGGCGCGTGGAACTGGGATATCGGGCGCTCGATGGCGTCGAGGCACGCACCCGCGTGGAGTTCCGCCCGACGCCCGAGACCCTGACCGCGGGACGCGCCGACTTCCGGGTGAAGCTCGCACCGGGCGAGCGGACATCCCTCTTTGCCACCATCGCCGCCGGCCCGCAGGGCGAAGCGATGCGGCGGCCCTTCCTCCAGAGCCTCCAGCAGGCCTGCCGCGCGACACGCGCCATCCGCTCGGACATGGCGTCCATCGTCTCGTCCAATGCTCGCGTCAACGACGTGCTGGAGCGCTCTGCGGCCGACGTCGCGATGCTGCTCACCCCGACGCCGCAGGGTCTTTATCCCTATGCCGGCATCCCGTGGTACTCGACCACATTCGGCCGTGACGGCCTCCTCACGGCCTTGTCCATGCTGTGGGCGGACCCCGGCATAGCCTGCGGCGTGCTGAAGCGTCTGGCAGACCTTCAGGCGACCGAAACGGATCCCGAGGCGGATGCCGAGCCCGGCAAGATTCTCCACGAGATGCGCGGCGGCGAAATGGCCCGCATGAAGGAGGTGCCGTTCGCCCGCTATTACGGCAGCGTCGATTCAACCCCGCTCTTTGTTCTGTTGGCGGGGCGCTATTACGAGCGGACCGGCGACCTTGAGACATTGCGTGGCCTCTGGCCCGCCATCCTCGCCGCGCTTGGCTGGATCAACGGTGCCGGCGACCGGGATCGCGACGGCTTCCTCGAATATCACCGCGCGACCGAGACCGGCCTTTCCAACCAGGGCTGGAAGGATTCTTTCGACAGCACCTTCCACGCCGACGGGCGGCTGGCGGAAGGGCCCATCGCCCTCGTCGAGGTGCAGGCCTATGTGTATGCGGCCAAGGTCTCGCTGGCGCGGGTCGCCCACGATCTCGGGGATGCCGACCTTGCGACGGGCCTCGCCTTGGAAGCGGCGACGCTGGCGGAGCGGTTCGAGGCCCACTTCTGGTGCCCGGACATGGGCACCTATGCGCTGGCGCTCGATGGCCAAAAGTCCCCGTGCCGGGTGGCCACGTCCAATCCGGGTCACGCCCTCTTCTCGGGCATCGTGCGGGAGGACCGTGCGGCCTCCGTCATCGGCCGCCTCATGGACGCGGACAGCTTCTCCGGCTGGGGAATCCGCACGGTGGCGCGGACAGAGGCGCGCTATAATCCCATGTCCTATCACAACGGCTCAATCTGGCCCCACGACAATGCAGTGGCGGCTCTCGGCATGGCCCGGTACGGACACACGCAAGCGGCGGTGAACGTACTGGAGGCGCTGCTCGATGCGGGGTGCAGCCTGCCGCTCGGGCGCCTTCCGGAGCTCTATTGCGGCTTCCGGCGGCGCAAGGGCCGGGGGCCGACCCTCTATCCGGTGGCATGTGCCCCGCAGGCCTGGGCGAGCGCCGCGATCTTCGCGGGCGTGCAGGCCTGCCTCGGCATCGATTTCCGGCCGGAGACGGAAGAGGTGATCTTCCGACGCCCCCGGCTGCCCCCGTCCATTTCCGAGCTTTCCCTCAAAAACCTGCGGGTCGGCCGTACGGAACTCGACGTGACCGTGCAGCGGCGGGGCGAGGACGTGGCGGTTGGCGTCGACCGCCGGGTTGGCCACGGGCAGGCGG
- a CDS encoding carbonic anhydrase has protein sequence MFPDRLTQGYRSFIDGRFLAERSRYEVLAETGQKPEIMVIGCVDSRVSPEVIFDASPGELLVVRNVANIVPRYEPDGDTQHGTSAALEFGVQALRVKHIVVLGHALCGGIRAFADEQEPLSPGDFIGRWMSQIAPAAEGLGPRKAEDGDGYLRRLEFASVELSLRNLMTFPCVRILVERGKLQIHGAYFGVASGRLLVRDPTTGHFAPVTDTGDERRAMFRCAGD, from the coding sequence ATGTTTCCAGACAGACTGACCCAGGGCTACCGCTCCTTTATCGACGGGCGATTCCTGGCCGAGCGCAGCCGCTACGAGGTGCTGGCTGAAACCGGGCAGAAGCCGGAGATCATGGTCATCGGCTGCGTGGACAGCCGCGTCTCTCCGGAAGTCATCTTCGACGCCTCCCCAGGTGAGCTTCTGGTGGTGCGCAACGTCGCCAATATCGTGCCGCGCTACGAGCCGGATGGGGACACCCAGCACGGAACCAGCGCCGCGCTCGAGTTCGGTGTTCAGGCGCTGCGGGTGAAGCACATCGTCGTGCTGGGCCACGCCCTGTGCGGCGGCATCCGCGCCTTCGCCGACGAGCAGGAGCCCCTGTCTCCGGGCGACTTCATCGGCCGCTGGATGTCCCAGATCGCCCCCGCCGCCGAGGGCCTTGGCCCCCGCAAGGCGGAGGACGGCGACGGCTACCTGCGCCGGCTGGAGTTCGCCTCGGTGGAGCTGAGCCTGCGCAATCTCATGACCTTCCCTTGCGTCCGCATTCTCGTGGAGCGGGGCAAGCTTCAGATTCACGGTGCCTATTTCGGCGTCGCCTCGGGGCGTCTGCTGGTCCGAGATCCGACCACCGGCCATTTCGCGCCGGTCACCGACACGGGCGACGAGCGCCGAGCTATGTTCCGGTGTGCGGGCGACTAG
- a CDS encoding GGDEF domain-containing protein — MSEQHDIPKQPSITALLHALPIGVEIYDRDFNAIFFNRAADDLFLYPDKPILHHDEWWELGFPEPRERVRVIAEWYRMVDAARADPAQVQVGEWNVRCRDGEQHIVQFRFRFIDDTFLLVLLDVTERRRMETELRRLATIDPLTEIFNRRHFMEVARQAFAEAERSHAPLSLLTLDIDHFKIVNDTHGHGIGDEVIRAVARRCGQTLRPKDVLARMGGEEFAILMPGTTAQEACAQAWALFDGVTSEPLVLPELQLRVSISVGGAQCLPDDSSLDATLTRADRALYAAKRSGRGRVVFDSLAGDASAG, encoded by the coding sequence ATGTCCGAGCAACATGATATCCCGAAGCAGCCCTCCATTACGGCGCTGCTGCACGCGCTGCCCATCGGCGTCGAGATCTACGACCGCGACTTCAACGCCATCTTCTTCAACCGCGCCGCGGACGATCTCTTCCTCTACCCGGACAAGCCTATTCTCCACCACGACGAATGGTGGGAGCTCGGCTTTCCCGAGCCGCGCGAGCGTGTGCGCGTCATCGCGGAATGGTACCGCATGGTCGATGCGGCGCGGGCAGACCCGGCACAGGTGCAGGTGGGGGAATGGAACGTGCGCTGCCGGGACGGCGAGCAGCACATCGTGCAGTTCCGCTTCCGCTTCATCGACGACACCTTCCTGCTGGTGCTGCTGGATGTGACGGAGCGGCGGCGGATGGAAACCGAGCTGCGGCGGCTCGCCACCATCGATCCGCTCACGGAGATCTTCAACCGCCGCCACTTCATGGAGGTCGCACGGCAGGCCTTCGCCGAGGCCGAGCGCAGCCATGCGCCCCTCAGCCTGCTGACGCTGGACATCGACCACTTCAAGATCGTCAACGACACCCACGGCCACGGTATCGGGGACGAGGTGATCCGCGCGGTGGCGCGGCGATGCGGCCAGACGCTGAGGCCGAAGGACGTCCTGGCCCGCATGGGCGGGGAGGAGTTCGCCATTCTCATGCCCGGCACCACTGCGCAGGAGGCCTGCGCGCAGGCCTGGGCCTTGTTCGACGGTGTGACCTCCGAACCTCTCGTGTTGCCGGAGCTGCAACTGCGCGTCAGCATCAGCGTAGGCGGAGCCCAATGCCTGCCGGACGACAGTTCGCTCGACGCCACGCTGACGCGGGCCGATCGGGCACTATATGCGGCCAAGCGGAGCGGCCGCGGCCGGGTGGTTTTCGACAGCCTGGCGGGCGACGCGTCTGCCGGCTGA
- a CDS encoding PEP/pyruvate-binding domain-containing protein, which yields MRIVRIAPDMTDLPSAEQVGAKAANLARMAALGLPVPPAFVLPVSLCAATVAGEPKARKALEEGLGEGIAFLEERTGRRFGDGRQPLLVSVRSGAARSMPGMLETVLDVGCTRLATQGLIRMTGHPRFAWDCRRRFLESYGSVVLNIDPHGFDRAAAALAAAEGLPDALDLDGEALERLSETYQHFIEEADESVPDAPMEQVLAAAQAVYRSWMSPRAVAYRRIERLEHLAGTAVTVQAMVYGNRGLTSGAGVAFSRNPSTGDAAPMIDVLLSAQGEEVVSGSRTPLGEEVLRAAVPEAAAELRDVLARLERAFGDVQDVEFTVEDGRLFILQTRNAKRTPQAALRIAVALVEEGLITPHEALARLDDLDMDVLSETHLAETGDPAAYGTGASTGVACGRVAFSSETAQRMAGGGEPVILVRPDTSTADVTGFSVASGILTAVGGRTAHAALVARQMGKPSVVGCAALVMDEAGHVARIAGQEIHEGDWLALDGGTGAIYTGRFEIVTSRPEADLAQVAAWRTAAPVPACA from the coding sequence ATGCGCATCGTACGCATCGCCCCCGACATGACCGACCTGCCGAGCGCGGAACAGGTGGGCGCGAAGGCCGCCAATCTCGCGCGCATGGCCGCGCTGGGGCTGCCCGTTCCCCCGGCGTTCGTGCTGCCGGTAAGCCTGTGCGCGGCGACCGTGGCCGGCGAGCCCAAGGCCCGCAAGGCGCTGGAAGAGGGGCTCGGCGAGGGCATCGCCTTCCTGGAGGAGCGCACCGGACGGCGGTTCGGTGATGGCCGGCAGCCGCTGCTGGTGTCCGTGCGCTCGGGGGCGGCGCGCTCCATGCCGGGCATGCTGGAGACGGTGCTGGACGTGGGATGCACGCGCCTCGCGACGCAGGGCCTCATCCGCATGACCGGGCATCCGCGCTTCGCCTGGGACTGCCGCCGCCGCTTTCTCGAAAGCTACGGGAGCGTGGTCCTGAACATCGATCCGCACGGCTTCGATCGCGCCGCCGCCGCCCTCGCGGCGGCGGAAGGGCTGCCTGATGCCCTCGACCTTGACGGCGAAGCGCTGGAGCGGCTCTCGGAGACCTACCAGCACTTCATCGAGGAGGCGGACGAGAGCGTGCCGGACGCGCCGATGGAGCAGGTGCTGGCTGCGGCGCAGGCCGTCTATCGCTCCTGGATGAGTCCGCGCGCGGTGGCCTACCGGCGCATCGAGCGGCTGGAGCATCTGGCGGGAACGGCCGTGACCGTGCAGGCGATGGTCTATGGCAATCGGGGCCTGACATCGGGCGCGGGCGTTGCCTTCTCCCGCAACCCCTCCACCGGCGATGCCGCGCCCATGATCGACGTCCTGCTCTCGGCGCAGGGCGAGGAGGTCGTTTCCGGCAGCCGCACCCCGCTCGGGGAGGAGGTGCTGCGTGCGGCGGTGCCCGAGGCGGCGGCGGAACTGCGCGACGTGCTGGCGCGGCTGGAACGGGCCTTCGGCGACGTGCAGGACGTGGAGTTCACCGTGGAGGACGGGCGGCTCTTCATCCTCCAGACCCGTAACGCCAAGCGGACGCCGCAGGCCGCGTTGCGCATCGCCGTCGCGCTGGTGGAGGAAGGCCTCATCACGCCGCACGAGGCGCTCGCGCGGCTCGACGACCTCGACATGGATGTGCTCAGCGAGACGCACCTGGCCGAGACGGGCGATCCCGCCGCATACGGGACCGGCGCCTCTACCGGTGTTGCCTGCGGGCGCGTCGCCTTTTCTTCGGAGACGGCCCAGCGCATGGCCGGGGGCGGAGAGCCGGTCATCCTCGTGCGGCCGGATACCAGCACGGCGGATGTCACGGGTTTCTCGGTGGCGAGCGGCATCCTGACGGCGGTGGGTGGCCGCACGGCTCATGCCGCGCTGGTGGCGCGCCAGATGGGCAAGCCCAGCGTGGTGGGATGCGCCGCGCTCGTGATGGACGAGGCGGGGCATGTGGCACGCATCGCGGGGCAGGAGATTCACGAGGGCGACTGGCTCGCGCTCGATGGCGGCACCGGAGCGATATATACCGGCCGTTTCGAGATCGTGACCTCACGCCCGGAGGCGGACCTTGCACAGGTCGCGGCCTGGCGGACGGCCGCGCCTGTCCCGGCCTGCGCCTGA
- the uxuA gene encoding mannonate dehydratase: MRQTWRWFGPKDIVPLSAVRQAGAQGIVTALHHVPTGSDWTLEEIRKRQDLVSGAGSAPTGLSWDVVESLPVSEDIKRQTGAWREHIASYKRSMAALAQAGIQTICYNFMPVLDWTRTDLRYRVAHGGEAMRFDLVDFAAFDLFVLTRPAAQEDYGPAIKEAAAARHAAMSEDDRKQLAANLTAGLPGAADGWSLDGVREQLALYDHISPDRLRQHLVDFLSEVVPEAEKLGLRLCCHPDDPPFPLLGLPRIVSTEADYRFMLDAVDSPANGVTLCSGSLGVRPDNDLPGMAERLGPRIHFVHLRNIRRQEPVDGLRRSFFEDEHLAGETDMVATIAALQTEEARRRAEGRTDWEIPMRPDHGQDILDDIGRGGQPGYPAIGRLKGLAELRGIMTALAHPLHLERA, from the coding sequence ATGCGGCAGACATGGCGATGGTTCGGGCCCAAGGACATCGTGCCCTTGAGCGCGGTGCGCCAGGCCGGCGCTCAGGGCATCGTGACCGCACTCCATCACGTGCCGACCGGGTCCGACTGGACGCTGGAGGAGATCCGCAAGCGGCAGGATCTCGTGAGCGGCGCGGGGAGCGCCCCCACGGGCCTCAGCTGGGATGTGGTGGAGAGCCTGCCGGTGTCCGAGGACATCAAGCGCCAGACCGGCGCGTGGCGCGAGCATATCGCCTCCTACAAGCGCTCCATGGCCGCGCTGGCGCAGGCGGGCATCCAGACCATCTGCTACAATTTCATGCCGGTTCTGGACTGGACCCGCACCGACCTGCGCTATCGCGTGGCTCATGGCGGGGAGGCCATGCGCTTCGATCTCGTGGACTTTGCCGCCTTCGACCTGTTCGTACTGACCCGCCCCGCCGCCCAGGAGGATTACGGCCCGGCCATCAAGGAGGCCGCCGCCGCCCGCCACGCCGCCATGAGCGAGGACGATCGCAAGCAACTCGCCGCCAACCTCACCGCCGGCCTGCCCGGCGCGGCGGATGGCTGGTCGCTGGACGGCGTGCGCGAACAGCTCGCGCTTTACGACCACATCAGCCCGGATCGCCTGCGCCAGCATCTGGTGGACTTCCTGTCCGAGGTGGTGCCGGAGGCGGAAAAGCTCGGCCTGCGCCTGTGCTGCCATCCGGACGATCCGCCGTTCCCGCTGCTCGGCCTGCCGCGCATCGTCTCCACCGAGGCCGACTACCGCTTCATGCTGGATGCGGTGGACAGCCCGGCCAATGGCGTCACTTTGTGCTCCGGCTCTCTGGGCGTGCGGCCGGACAATGATCTGCCGGGCATGGCGGAGCGTCTCGGTCCGCGCATTCATTTCGTGCATCTGCGCAACATCCGCCGGCAGGAGCCGGTGGACGGCCTGCGCCGCTCCTTCTTCGAGGACGAGCATCTGGCGGGCGAGACCGACATGGTCGCCACCATCGCCGCCCTCCAGACGGAGGAAGCGCGCCGCCGCGCGGAAGGCCGGACGGATTGGGAAATCCCCATGCGGCCGGACCATGGGCAGGACATTCTGGACGACATCGGGCGGGGCGGGCAGCCGGGTTATCCCGCCATCGGCCGCCTGAAGGGACTGGCGGAACTGCGGGGCATCATGACCGCGCTCGCCCATCCCCTGCACCTCGAACGCGCCTGA
- a CDS encoding GntR family transcriptional regulator: protein MPRVKRTLPGFDLAAALSGAQVDRALPIGPQVYDVLRRLIVLSRLPSGAPLHEADIAAALGISRTPVRAAFQQLALEGLVNTWPQVGSVVAAVDRAKIEEGLIIRRALEGEVVRLLCAGAPDWARLDALMAAQAAAVGANDADAFFAADEAFHAALADMAGVPQAWRLLQAVKAHIDRVRLLVTRRQPDRFHAAFAEHQAVLDAVRRRDPEEAAARMAHHVEAVRGSLHLLGVVATG from the coding sequence GTGCCGCGCGTCAAGCGCACGCTGCCGGGCTTCGACCTCGCCGCCGCGCTTTCGGGGGCGCAGGTGGATCGCGCCTTGCCGATCGGGCCGCAGGTCTATGACGTCCTGCGGCGGCTGATCGTGCTGTCGCGCCTGCCCTCCGGCGCGCCGCTGCACGAGGCCGACATCGCCGCCGCTCTCGGCATTTCCCGCACCCCTGTGCGTGCCGCCTTCCAGCAACTGGCGCTGGAGGGGCTGGTGAACACCTGGCCCCAGGTGGGCTCGGTGGTGGCAGCGGTGGACCGGGCCAAGATCGAGGAAGGCCTCATCATTCGCCGGGCGCTCGAAGGCGAGGTGGTTCGCCTCCTGTGCGCCGGTGCGCCGGATTGGGCGCGTCTCGATGCTCTCATGGCGGCGCAGGCGGCAGCGGTGGGCGCCAATGACGCGGATGCCTTCTTCGCCGCCGACGAGGCGTTTCACGCCGCGCTCGCGGACATGGCGGGCGTGCCGCAGGCGTGGCGGCTGCTTCAGGCGGTCAAGGCCCACATCGACCGCGTGCGCCTTCTGGTGACGCGCCGCCAGCCGGACCGCTTCCATGCGGCCTTTGCCGAGCATCAGGCGGTGCTCGATGCGGTCCGCCGTCGGGATCCGGAGGAAGCCGCAGCCCGGATGGCCCATCATGTGGAGGCAGTGCGCGGCAGCCTGCACCTGCTCGGGGTCGTCGCGACCGGCTGA
- the fabI gene encoding enoyl-ACP reductase FabI produces the protein MIDATQMPALEGKRALILGIANEHSIAYGCARVFRRLGAEVALTYLNEKARPFVEPLAHELDARIFAPCDVEQEGALDSVFAEVRETWGGLDIALHSIAFAPKDDLHGRLVDSSAAGFALAMDVSCHSFIRMAHLAEPLMTQGGTLLAMTYQGANKVVPNYNLMGPVKAALESAVRYLAYELGPKGIRVHAISPGPLKTRAASGLKDFDLLLNEAATRAPVHELVDIDDVGMTAAFLATPFAHRLTGMTVYVDGGLSIMA, from the coding sequence ATGATCGACGCCACGCAAATGCCGGCTCTGGAGGGCAAGCGCGCCCTCATCCTTGGCATCGCCAACGAGCATTCCATCGCGTACGGATGCGCCCGCGTGTTCCGCCGCCTCGGCGCGGAAGTCGCCCTCACCTATCTCAACGAGAAGGCGCGCCCCTTCGTGGAGCCACTGGCCCATGAGTTGGATGCCCGCATCTTTGCCCCCTGCGACGTGGAGCAGGAAGGCGCGCTGGATTCGGTTTTTGCCGAAGTGCGCGAAACCTGGGGCGGCCTCGACATCGCGCTCCATTCCATCGCCTTCGCCCCGAAGGACGACCTGCACGGGCGGCTGGTGGACAGTTCGGCGGCGGGGTTCGCGCTCGCCATGGATGTGTCCTGCCACTCCTTCATCCGCATGGCTCACCTCGCCGAACCCTTGATGACCCAGGGCGGCACGCTTCTCGCCATGACCTATCAGGGCGCCAACAAGGTGGTGCCCAACTACAATCTCATGGGGCCGGTGAAAGCGGCGCTGGAGAGCGCCGTGCGCTATCTCGCCTATGAGCTGGGGCCGAAGGGCATCCGCGTGCATGCCATCTCGCCCGGCCCCCTGAAGACGCGCGCCGCGTCGGGCCTCAAGGATTTCGACCTCCTGCTGAACGAGGCCGCCACCCGCGCGCCGGTGCACGAGCTGGTGGACATCGACGACGTGGGCATGACCGCCGCCTTCCTTGCCACCCCCTTCGCCCACCGCCTCACGGGAATGACGGTCTATGTGGACGGCGGTCTCAGCATCATGGCCTGA